One Curtobacterium sp. BH-2-1-1 genomic region harbors:
- the pilM gene encoding type IV pilus assembly protein PilM, whose amino-acid sequence MGKSIVGIDIAGSSIRAVEVANADRARPTVLRFAEVPTPPDAVSRGEVLEPNTVASALRSLWSIGRFRSKDVVLGMGNQRVLSRDLTVPAAPLAQIRESLPFQVQDMLPVPVGDAILDFYPTAEAMSDNGPVVHGLLVAAIKDAVLANVKAAQLAGLNPVGVDLIPFALTRVLVGRPGLHGTTALVQLGADTTTVVLVSDGVPQFVRIIPTGGNDVTKTLAAALDIEFGQAEVVKRHLGIGTGARTPDDARAVSVIADAVTELIASLRNTISYFVNTRPGDHVERIVLVGGGARLVGLPEALAAHTHLPVQRGSAFAGVDLARSIPVQDVTDHEDAIAVAYGLAVGSRAA is encoded by the coding sequence ATGGGCAAGAGCATCGTGGGCATCGACATCGCGGGATCCTCGATCCGCGCGGTCGAGGTCGCGAACGCCGACCGCGCACGCCCGACCGTCCTGCGGTTCGCCGAGGTCCCGACCCCGCCGGACGCCGTCAGCCGTGGCGAGGTGCTCGAGCCCAACACGGTCGCGTCGGCACTGCGTTCCCTGTGGTCCATCGGCCGGTTCCGCTCGAAGGACGTCGTGCTCGGCATGGGCAACCAACGCGTGCTCTCCCGCGACCTGACCGTCCCGGCCGCACCGTTGGCGCAGATCCGCGAGAGCCTGCCGTTCCAGGTGCAGGACATGCTCCCCGTTCCCGTCGGCGACGCGATCCTCGACTTCTACCCGACCGCCGAGGCGATGAGCGACAACGGTCCCGTCGTGCACGGCCTGCTCGTCGCGGCGATCAAGGACGCGGTGCTCGCGAACGTCAAGGCCGCGCAGCTCGCTGGCCTCAACCCGGTCGGCGTCGACCTCATCCCGTTCGCCCTGACCCGCGTCCTCGTGGGCCGGCCGGGGCTGCACGGCACCACGGCGCTGGTCCAGCTCGGCGCCGACACGACGACCGTCGTCCTCGTGAGCGACGGCGTCCCCCAGTTCGTCCGCATCATCCCGACGGGCGGGAACGACGTCACCAAGACGCTCGCGGCAGCGCTCGACATCGAGTTCGGACAGGCCGAGGTCGTGAAGCGGCACCTCGGCATCGGTACGGGCGCTCGCACGCCGGACGACGCGCGCGCCGTGTCGGTCATCGCCGACGCCGTCACGGAGCTCATCGCGAGCCTCCGGAACACGATCAGCTACTTCGTCAACACGCGCCCGGGCGACCACGTCGAGCGCATCGTCCTCGTGGGCGGTGGCGCTCGCCTCGTCGGCCTCCCCGAGGCGCTCGCCGCGCACACCCACCTCCCGGTGCAGCGCGGCTCGGCCTTCGCGGGGGTCGACCTCGCGCGGTCGATCCCGGTGCAGGACGTGACGGACCACGAGGACGCGATCGCCGTCGCCTACGGGCTGGCAGTGGGGAGTCGAGCAGCATGA
- the fusA gene encoding elongation factor G, with protein sequence MAQDVLTDLNKVRNIGIMAHIDAGKTTTTERILFYTGITHKIGEVHDGAATMDWMAQEQERGITITSAATTCFWDNNQINIIDTPGHVDFTVEVERSLRVLDGAVAVFDGKEGVEPQSETVWRQADKYDVPRICFVNKMDKLGADFYFTVDTIINRLGAEPLVLQLPIGAENDFVGIVDLIEMHAKVWPGDSKGDVTMGAQYEVQEIPADLKDRADEYRAKLIERVAETDDALLEKYFGGEELTKDEIKAAIRKLTIASEVYPVLCGSAFKNRGVQPMLDAVIDYLPSPLDVPPMIGHDVKDEEKEIIRKPDASEPFSALAFKVAVHPFFGRLTYVRVYSGSIESGAQVINSTKGKKERIGKIFQMHSNKENPVDNVTAGHIYAVIGLKDTTTGDTLCDPTNQVVLESMTFPEPVIEVAIEPNTKADQEKLSTAIQKLAEEDPTFRVELNAETGQTTIKGMGELHLDILVDRMKREFKVEASVGKPQVAYRETLTKVVERYDYTHKKQTGGSGQFAKVQIALEPMEVTAEKVYEFENAVTGGRVPREYIPSVDAGIQDAMQVGILAGYPTVGVKAILKDGAAHDVDSSEMAFKIAGSIAYKEAARKAGPAILEPIMAVEVRTPEEYMGDVIGDLNSRRGQIASMEDASGVKVVRASVPLSEMFGYVGDLRSKTSGRAVYSMTFETYSQVPAKVAEEIIAKNAGE encoded by the coding sequence GTGGCACAGGACGTGCTCACCGACCTGAACAAGGTCCGCAACATCGGCATCATGGCGCACATCGATGCCGGCAAGACCACGACGACCGAGCGCATCCTGTTCTACACGGGCATCACGCACAAGATCGGTGAGGTCCACGACGGCGCTGCCACGATGGACTGGATGGCGCAGGAGCAGGAGCGCGGCATCACGATCACGTCGGCCGCGACGACCTGCTTCTGGGACAACAACCAGATCAACATCATCGACACCCCCGGTCACGTGGACTTCACGGTCGAGGTGGAGCGTTCGCTCCGCGTGCTCGACGGTGCGGTCGCCGTCTTCGACGGCAAGGAGGGCGTCGAGCCCCAGTCCGAGACCGTCTGGCGTCAGGCCGACAAGTACGACGTCCCGCGCATCTGCTTCGTCAACAAGATGGACAAGCTGGGCGCCGACTTCTACTTCACGGTCGACACCATCATCAACCGCCTCGGCGCGGAGCCTCTCGTGCTCCAGCTCCCGATCGGCGCCGAGAACGACTTCGTCGGGATCGTCGACCTCATCGAGATGCACGCCAAGGTCTGGCCGGGCGACTCCAAGGGTGATGTCACCATGGGCGCCCAGTACGAGGTCCAGGAGATCCCCGCGGACCTCAAGGACCGTGCGGACGAGTACCGCGCCAAGCTGATCGAGCGCGTCGCCGAGACCGACGACGCCCTGCTCGAGAAGTACTTCGGCGGCGAGGAGCTCACCAAGGACGAGATCAAGGCTGCGATCCGCAAGCTCACGATCGCGTCCGAGGTCTACCCCGTCCTGTGCGGCTCGGCCTTCAAGAACCGCGGCGTCCAGCCGATGCTCGACGCCGTCATCGACTACCTCCCGTCCCCGCTCGACGTGCCGCCGATGATCGGCCACGACGTCAAGGACGAGGAGAAGGAGATCATCCGCAAGCCCGACGCGTCGGAGCCGTTCTCGGCCCTCGCGTTCAAGGTCGCGGTGCACCCCTTCTTCGGTCGTCTCACCTACGTCCGCGTCTACTCGGGCTCGATCGAGTCGGGTGCCCAGGTCATCAACTCGACCAAGGGCAAGAAGGAGCGCATCGGGAAGATCTTCCAGATGCACTCCAACAAGGAGAACCCGGTCGACAACGTGACCGCCGGCCACATCTACGCGGTCATCGGTCTCAAGGACACCACCACCGGTGACACCCTGTGCGACCCGACCAACCAGGTCGTCCTCGAGTCGATGACGTTCCCGGAGCCGGTCATCGAGGTCGCCATCGAGCCGAACACGAAGGCCGACCAGGAGAAGCTCTCCACGGCCATCCAGAAGCTCGCCGAAGAGGACCCGACGTTCCGCGTCGAGCTCAACGCCGAGACCGGTCAGACGACGATCAAGGGCATGGGCGAGCTCCACCTCGACATCCTCGTCGACCGCATGAAGCGCGAGTTCAAGGTCGAGGCGTCGGTCGGCAAGCCCCAGGTGGCCTACCGCGAGACCCTGACCAAGGTCGTCGAGCGCTACGACTACACGCACAAGAAGCAGACCGGTGGTTCCGGCCAGTTCGCGAAGGTGCAGATCGCCCTCGAGCCGATGGAAGTCACGGCCGAGAAGGTCTACGAGTTCGAGAACGCCGTCACCGGTGGTCGCGTCCCGCGTGAGTACATCCCGTCGGTCGACGCCGGTATCCAGGACGCCATGCAGGTCGGCATCCTGGCCGGGTACCCGACCGTCGGCGTGAAGGCCATCCTCAAGGACGGCGCGGCGCACGACGTCGACTCGTCTGAGATGGCGTTCAAGATCGCCGGTTCGATCGCCTACAAGGAAGCGGCCCGCAAGGCCGGTCCGGCGATCCTCGAGCCGATCATGGCCGTCGAGGTCCGTACTCCGGAGGAGTACATGGGCGACGTCATCGGTGACCTGAACTCCCGTCGTGGCCAGATCGCTTCGATGGAGGACGCCTCGGGCGTCAAGGTGGTCCGCGCGAGCGTGCCGCTGTCCGAGATGTTCGGCTACGTCGGCGACCTGCGGTCGAAGACCTCTGGTCGTGCGGTCTACTCGATGACCTTCGAGACCTACAGCCAGGTCCCGGCCAAGGTCGCCGAGGAGATCATCGCGAAGAACGCGGGGGAGTGA
- a CDS encoding DUF6121 family protein, with translation MSRWLIATMTSILFIALVIAVTGFEALLADVEVISQPDATPYLGPAMVLGGAVVVFLATAVGSREGNPGVTGLVAAATCYLVMLGVGAVGYSLVRSDLTELLVFPAGYALGPFVVGSVVVALLCVVGGIAAARHQSRASGVRPEPGDDGARR, from the coding sequence ATGTCCCGGTGGTTGATCGCGACGATGACGTCGATCCTGTTCATCGCGCTCGTCATCGCGGTGACCGGCTTCGAGGCCCTCCTCGCCGACGTCGAGGTCATCTCCCAGCCCGACGCCACCCCGTACCTCGGCCCCGCGATGGTGCTCGGCGGTGCCGTGGTGGTGTTCCTCGCGACCGCGGTCGGCTCCCGCGAGGGCAACCCCGGCGTCACCGGCCTCGTCGCCGCGGCGACCTGCTACCTGGTGATGCTCGGCGTCGGGGCGGTCGGCTACAGCCTGGTCCGCAGCGACCTCACCGAGCTGCTCGTGTTCCCGGCCGGCTACGCACTCGGGCCGTTCGTCGTCGGTTCGGTGGTCGTCGCACTCCTGTGCGTCGTCGGCGGGATCGCCGCGGCACGGCACCAGTCGCGCGCGTCGGGGGTGCGCCCGGAGCCCGGCGATGACGGTGCCCGCCGGTAG
- the rpsG gene encoding 30S ribosomal protein S7: MPRKGPAPKRPVVADPVYGAPIVSQLVNKILLDGKKGLAERIVYGALEGVSAKNQQDAVATLKKALDNVRPTLEVRSRRVGGSTYQVPVEVKPHRANTLALRWLTSYAKARREKTMTERLMNEILDASNGLGAAVKRREDTHKMAESNKAFAHYRW, from the coding sequence ATGCCTCGTAAGGGTCCCGCCCCCAAGCGTCCCGTCGTCGCAGACCCGGTCTACGGCGCACCGATCGTCTCGCAGCTCGTGAACAAGATCCTGCTCGACGGCAAGAAGGGCCTCGCCGAGCGCATCGTCTACGGTGCCCTCGAAGGCGTTTCCGCCAAGAACCAGCAGGACGCCGTCGCGACGCTCAAGAAGGCGCTCGACAACGTCCGTCCCACCCTCGAGGTCCGTAGCCGCCGCGTCGGTGGCTCGACCTACCAGGTCCCGGTCGAGGTCAAGCCGCACCGCGCGAACACCCTCGCGCTCCGCTGGCTGACCTCGTACGCCAAGGCCCGTCGCGAGAAGACGATGACCGAGCGTCTCATGAACGAGATCCTCGACGCGTCGAACGGTCTCGGTGCCGCGGTCAAGCGCCGTGAGGACACGCACAAGATGGCCGAGTCGAACAAGGCCTTCGCCCACTACCGCTGGTAG
- the rpsL gene encoding 30S ribosomal protein S12 yields the protein MPTIQQLVRKGRTPKVTKTKAPALKANPQQRGVCTRVYTTTPKKPNSALRKVARVKLSNGTEVTAYIPGEGHNLQEHSMVLVRGGRVKDLPGVRYKIIRGALDTQAVKNRKQARSRYGAKKG from the coding sequence TTGCCTACTATTCAGCAGCTGGTTCGCAAGGGTCGTACGCCGAAGGTCACCAAGACCAAGGCGCCCGCCCTGAAGGCGAACCCCCAGCAGCGTGGTGTGTGCACCCGCGTCTACACCACCACCCCGAAGAAGCCGAACTCGGCACTGCGCAAGGTCGCTCGTGTCAAGCTCTCGAACGGCACCGAGGTCACGGCCTACATCCCCGGTGAGGGCCACAACCTCCAGGAGCACTCGATGGTGCTCGTGCGCGGCGGTCGTGTGAAGGACCTCCCCGGTGTCCGCTACAAGATCATCCGCGGTGCGCTCGACACGCAGGCCGTGAAGAACCGTAAGCAGGCACGTAGCCGCTACGGCGCGAAGAAGGGTTGA
- the pilO gene encoding type 4a pilus biogenesis protein PilO, with protein MNKNRLSLIIALAATLAVLAGGWFLGAQPQLAQASDNSAQQADIDATNARNRAELHRLEEAYTSLDATKAELAALRASVPSSTDTASLLNQLNGAGAASGVTVTSITIGDPKAYAPVAAAEPAPSASASPSSTASASAAPTAAATPEAPAPHSDAQITSANFVVVPVTAAVKGSYDQALAFTKNVQNGQRLFLVNGVAATSSDSGGDPMADQSWSLSGYVYVLADPSTNG; from the coding sequence GTGAACAAGAACCGTCTGTCCCTCATCATCGCGTTGGCCGCGACGCTGGCCGTCCTCGCGGGCGGATGGTTCCTCGGCGCACAGCCGCAACTCGCACAGGCGTCCGACAACAGCGCCCAGCAGGCCGACATCGACGCGACGAACGCCCGGAACCGCGCCGAGCTCCACCGACTCGAGGAGGCGTACACGTCGCTCGACGCGACGAAGGCCGAGCTGGCTGCCCTGCGGGCCTCGGTCCCGTCCTCGACCGACACCGCCTCGCTGCTGAACCAGTTGAACGGCGCCGGCGCTGCCAGCGGCGTCACGGTCACGTCGATCACCATCGGTGACCCCAAGGCGTACGCCCCAGTGGCCGCGGCGGAACCGGCCCCGTCCGCGAGTGCGTCCCCGTCGTCGACGGCGTCCGCGTCGGCAGCGCCGACAGCCGCAGCGACGCCCGAGGCGCCGGCCCCGCACAGCGACGCCCAGATCACGAGCGCGAACTTCGTGGTCGTGCCCGTGACGGCGGCCGTCAAGGGGTCGTACGACCAGGCACTCGCCTTCACGAAGAACGTGCAGAACGGTCAGCGGCTGTTCCTCGTGAACGGGGTCGCGGCGACGAGTTCCGACTCGGGCGGCGACCCGATGGCCGACCAGTCGTGGTCGCTCTCCGGGTACGTCTACGTGCTCGCGGACCCCTCCACGAACGGCTGA